One genomic region from Rhodococcus sp. SBT000017 encodes:
- a CDS encoding non-ribosomal peptide synthetase, translated as MTADTLFARLAGAWVAVDDSAGHEPNGVTAHVADTSVDAVEAAIHAALTPFLLGEGTIGSLRTTRTGAGWVVDAGDITITATSERVEVSGQADGWTLDSLVAHSIATETARRLDAGIAGHVPLPAAEQFENVDVVERIRRHARITPDRTAIRSATAAVDYADLVRAAEVRADELDASRAGQVVAVRFDRSIGSVVELLGALISGRAYLLLSSDDESGYARIASTIASDQESASGGFDRTSASAAAYVQFTSGTSGKPKAIVVERAQLSAYCAFLEAENLCGPGVTMPVLSAPEFDAIVKQIWGQLTAGGTVVLPESGDVLREIDRATAIDNVSINTVPAVWNQFLDVATHRPITTQGTLLLGGEALDPVLVDRTRALWPGVRIVNLYGPSECTSNATWLREVTRRRDRTPIGAAIRGSVAVVLDDRLTPVPVGAVGTLHIAGDSVARGYHGDTRRTAASFLPMAVDCGTGSGTRMYATGDRVRATSDGLVYLGRTDAEVKVNGVRTDLEALRNDIAVVPGVTRAAVVVVDGGIEVVVECAPQQRDDVLGSVRERIDTTWRRELRTSRVRWVAEIPRTEVGKVDVAALARHADRPAVSAGLEPTAAAAAPAPPHRVLETIWTSVLGSEPTRSSSIVALGGDSMKQLKIVALYRRILKVDVSLQDFKQRDTLGEHEDLLLERVDVAHLDRMAASLNGAKR; from the coding sequence ATGACCGCCGATACGTTGTTCGCTCGTTTGGCCGGGGCCTGGGTCGCGGTCGACGACAGCGCAGGCCACGAACCGAACGGGGTGACGGCGCACGTGGCCGACACCTCCGTCGATGCTGTCGAGGCCGCCATCCATGCTGCGCTGACACCGTTTCTGTTGGGGGAAGGCACTATCGGTTCGCTGCGGACGACGCGTACCGGTGCCGGTTGGGTGGTGGACGCCGGTGACATCACCATCACGGCCACATCCGAACGGGTGGAGGTCTCGGGGCAGGCGGACGGGTGGACACTCGATTCGTTGGTCGCGCACTCCATCGCGACCGAAACGGCACGCCGACTCGACGCGGGTATCGCCGGTCACGTGCCTTTGCCCGCGGCCGAACAGTTCGAGAACGTCGATGTCGTCGAGCGCATCCGCAGACATGCCCGAATCACACCCGACCGCACTGCAATTCGTTCCGCTACCGCGGCTGTCGACTATGCGGACCTGGTCCGCGCCGCCGAGGTGCGTGCCGACGAACTCGATGCATCACGAGCCGGTCAGGTGGTTGCGGTGCGATTCGATCGGTCGATCGGCTCGGTGGTGGAACTGCTCGGAGCCCTGATCTCGGGGCGCGCCTATCTGTTGTTGTCCTCCGACGACGAATCCGGTTATGCCCGCATCGCATCGACCATCGCCTCGGATCAGGAATCGGCCTCCGGCGGGTTCGATCGAACGTCGGCCTCCGCCGCCGCGTACGTGCAGTTCACGTCGGGAACGTCGGGGAAGCCGAAGGCGATCGTCGTCGAACGGGCTCAGTTGTCGGCCTACTGCGCGTTTCTCGAGGCCGAGAACCTCTGCGGCCCAGGGGTGACCATGCCGGTCCTCAGCGCTCCTGAATTCGACGCCATCGTCAAGCAGATCTGGGGGCAGCTCACCGCCGGGGGCACGGTGGTGCTGCCCGAGTCGGGCGACGTACTACGGGAGATCGACCGCGCCACTGCGATCGACAACGTGTCGATCAACACGGTGCCGGCCGTGTGGAATCAATTCCTGGACGTGGCGACGCACCGTCCGATCACGACGCAGGGAACGCTACTGCTCGGTGGTGAGGCGCTCGATCCGGTTCTGGTCGACCGCACCCGGGCTCTGTGGCCGGGCGTACGTATCGTCAACCTGTACGGACCGTCCGAATGCACCTCCAACGCAACGTGGTTGCGCGAGGTCACCCGCAGGCGCGATCGCACGCCCATCGGCGCCGCGATCCGTGGTTCGGTCGCAGTGGTACTCGATGACCGCCTCACCCCAGTACCCGTAGGCGCTGTCGGGACCCTGCATATCGCGGGCGACAGCGTTGCGCGGGGCTACCACGGCGACACGCGTCGCACCGCGGCCTCGTTCCTGCCCATGGCAGTGGACTGCGGAACCGGATCGGGCACCAGGATGTACGCGACCGGCGACCGGGTGCGAGCCACGTCCGACGGGCTGGTCTATCTCGGCCGTACCGATGCCGAAGTGAAGGTCAACGGAGTCCGCACCGACCTCGAGGCTCTGCGCAACGACATCGCCGTCGTCCCGGGGGTGACGAGAGCCGCCGTGGTCGTGGTGGACGGCGGGATCGAAGTCGTCGTCGAATGCGCACCGCAACAGCGGGACGATGTGCTCGGATCGGTGCGAGAACGAATCGACACCACCTGGCGACGCGAATTGCGCACCAGCCGGGTGCGTTGGGTGGCCGAGATTCCTCGTACCGAGGTGGGCAAGGTCGACGTCGCGGCCCTCGCCCGGCACGCGGACCGGCCGGCTGTGTCGGCAGGCCTCGAACCGACGGCGGCAGCGGCAGCGCCCGCGCCGCCGCACCGCGTGCTCGAGACGATCTGGACGTCCGTGCTCGGATCCGAGCCGACTCGGTCGTCGTCCATCGTTGCGCTCGGCGGCGATTCGATGAAGCAGCTCAAGATCGTCGCGCTCTACCGGCGCATCCTCAAAGTGGACGTCTCGCTTCAGGATTTCAAGCAACGCGACACCCTGGGTGAACACGAAGACCTACTCCTCGAGCGCGTCGACGTCGCCCACCTCGACCGAATGGCCGCATCGTTGAACGGGGCGAAACGGTGA
- a CDS encoding condensation domain-containing protein, translating to MSDIDLLLAVADTGVDAKEAADLRAPSPYQERLWRAHCAAPSTAYSVPCVFDLDGGDSARVLAAILEVLAAHDVFATRIVDADGPGFALEPVGPIVPEIAVVADLDAATEELLARGWSSGPLVRVALFRREGRSDRIAMVFHHAVIDGHSVSLLITDIARELAEPGTSSMRTRPRYRDVVRVRRSSRSWWTDHLSTVPYHRAWRPSEPGEPVVSRGPVKAGRRDATSWFTAVAVTLSRLLGSEVLCLSVPLANRREVEEFDVVGPLVSTVPLVVEVCESDSLGTVRSRIEALVEDASAHADVDLAGVVGDLRRDDPEFFLPTEVFVNVQSVDRSDIALGGATARPVAVHTGEMKAALTVSISATESPEVQIESALPGWSAVTHDGIRDVLLTVLHADSSVPVGELSVGLTGRTASRSTLDTSILAPLLSATDDSRVALVAPDRTLTRAELVREIRVRAGVLTQHGVVRGDAVLLSVERDHEFVAWAAAIMALGAAYVPVDTRHGAARIASIAAQSNAKSGVFSDAADAPPGLDAIDREPVVPEVDAVELPTVVSGLPAYVIFTSGTTGTPKGVPVTHANLLALRDATASIIEPSDIVSAVHAFTFDFSVWEIWTALSRGARVVIYEEDVARDPFELAVRLNADSVSVVSLTNSAFGSLIAARPVLPSLRRVVLGGEQVSSGYVQQWLDAVEHPAGSVEVINMLGATETTVHTTRRVVTRTDLEASAVQVGEPLAHLDVVVIDAAGRALPRGLEGQITVRGAGLALGYLGRGRLTASRFVPDPFPDALPGSRLYLTGDKGRWLAPRELHVDGRIDSQVKVRGHRIETAGVEAVLEQLPGVRRACVVAHENRLLAFVDAADDCADLYAGAADGLAAYEVPDRIHRVREFPVTVNGKLDRRVESLTAVALPPEVRQRDESDSARGWFERALTDALGVRSHDEDRSFLANGGDSILAVRLVSDARSRGTELGIGDVLGASSLRELAALVADRGPRTEPEDEELLPFSLIDAEVRDGLPYDVADAYPLSAAQEGMLFHIRSDSAVGVYHNTVSVRIRGGLDPLAFRVALADTVRRHEVLRTSVDEWSAAEPLQLVHRHVATPLSVVSVPAGSDADAVIDEIVSAERVRPFDLDRAPLFRLTLVRVAPGEDQLIISDSHLVLDGWSWTSTLAEVVDRHNALLRRDQAYDTRYPPVPVKFVDYVAAERRAQSSAATSQAWAEHLRGVRPRRVADVRSIGDRHVRRTEIDADALRERAAAAGISVRHLAMAVHVHALADVFGDRELVTGTTANGRLEREGGVDARGMFLNMLPLQLRALADPIATAEECARTEAALMPHRRLPNVDITTAVGKGPLFDYGFNFVRFHRLSDIEKTHTFGSKDDDSHFSQEDTDFALMATFSIHPPEHRLALMLVVDTARVSPPRHRRIIQAYRAALADAATAVDATEGDTSS from the coding sequence GTGAGCGACATCGACCTCCTCCTCGCTGTCGCAGACACGGGGGTCGACGCGAAGGAGGCCGCAGATCTGCGGGCACCGAGCCCGTACCAGGAACGGCTCTGGAGAGCGCACTGCGCTGCACCGTCGACCGCATATTCGGTGCCGTGTGTGTTCGATCTGGACGGCGGAGACAGCGCACGCGTGCTCGCGGCGATCCTCGAGGTCCTGGCAGCGCACGACGTGTTCGCCACGCGCATCGTCGACGCGGACGGCCCCGGCTTCGCTCTCGAACCCGTCGGTCCGATCGTTCCCGAGATCGCTGTCGTGGCCGACTTGGACGCCGCGACCGAGGAACTGCTTGCACGTGGGTGGTCGAGCGGACCGTTGGTGCGGGTCGCGCTGTTTCGCCGAGAGGGACGCTCGGACCGCATCGCCATGGTGTTTCACCATGCCGTGATCGACGGCCATTCGGTGTCGCTCCTGATCACCGACATCGCCCGGGAGCTCGCCGAACCGGGTACGTCCTCGATGCGGACTCGTCCCCGGTACCGCGATGTTGTCCGCGTTCGGCGTTCGTCGAGGTCGTGGTGGACGGACCACCTGTCCACGGTGCCGTATCACCGCGCCTGGCGGCCGTCCGAGCCCGGCGAACCCGTCGTAAGCCGTGGCCCGGTGAAGGCCGGTCGCCGGGATGCCACGAGCTGGTTCACTGCAGTGGCCGTCACGCTGTCGAGGCTTTTGGGCTCGGAGGTTCTGTGCCTGTCGGTGCCACTGGCCAACCGTCGAGAGGTCGAGGAATTCGACGTGGTCGGCCCACTCGTGAGCACCGTGCCTCTGGTCGTCGAGGTGTGCGAGTCCGACAGTCTCGGCACGGTTCGTAGCCGCATCGAAGCACTGGTCGAGGATGCGAGCGCGCATGCAGATGTGGATCTGGCAGGCGTGGTCGGCGACCTCCGCCGCGATGACCCCGAGTTCTTTCTGCCGACCGAGGTGTTCGTCAACGTCCAGAGCGTCGATCGGTCCGACATCGCGCTGGGCGGCGCGACAGCTCGGCCTGTCGCAGTGCACACAGGTGAGATGAAAGCCGCACTGACGGTGAGTATCTCGGCGACCGAATCGCCGGAGGTGCAGATCGAGTCGGCGCTGCCGGGTTGGTCGGCGGTGACACACGACGGCATTCGAGACGTCCTGCTCACCGTGCTCCACGCAGATTCGTCCGTGCCCGTCGGGGAACTCTCGGTCGGACTCACGGGTAGGACGGCGTCTCGATCGACGCTCGACACCTCGATTCTCGCGCCGCTGCTGTCCGCGACAGACGATTCCCGAGTAGCGCTGGTGGCACCCGATCGCACCCTCACGCGTGCGGAGCTGGTTCGGGAAATTCGGGTGCGTGCAGGAGTTCTGACGCAGCACGGCGTGGTCCGCGGAGACGCAGTCCTGTTGTCGGTCGAGCGTGACCACGAGTTCGTGGCATGGGCTGCGGCGATCATGGCGCTCGGAGCAGCCTATGTTCCGGTGGACACTCGGCACGGAGCAGCGCGCATCGCTTCCATTGCGGCACAGTCGAATGCGAAGTCGGGTGTGTTCTCGGACGCCGCCGATGCTCCGCCCGGTCTCGACGCGATCGACCGCGAACCGGTGGTTCCCGAGGTCGATGCGGTCGAGCTGCCGACTGTCGTGTCAGGTCTCCCCGCGTACGTCATCTTCACCTCGGGCACCACCGGCACTCCCAAGGGTGTCCCGGTCACTCACGCCAATCTGTTGGCGCTGCGCGATGCCACCGCGTCGATCATCGAGCCGAGCGACATCGTCTCCGCCGTGCACGCGTTCACCTTCGACTTCAGTGTCTGGGAGATATGGACGGCGCTCTCCCGCGGGGCGCGCGTCGTGATCTACGAGGAGGACGTCGCTCGCGACCCCTTCGAATTGGCCGTGCGGCTGAACGCGGACAGTGTGAGCGTTGTGTCGCTGACGAACTCGGCGTTCGGGTCGCTCATTGCGGCGCGGCCGGTTCTGCCGTCGCTGCGACGCGTGGTGCTCGGCGGGGAACAGGTCTCGTCCGGCTACGTGCAGCAGTGGCTCGACGCAGTCGAACACCCTGCGGGGAGCGTCGAAGTCATCAACATGCTCGGTGCCACCGAGACCACGGTGCACACCACTCGGCGGGTGGTCACCCGGACCGATCTCGAGGCCTCCGCCGTCCAGGTGGGGGAACCGCTCGCACATCTCGACGTCGTCGTGATCGACGCGGCCGGGCGGGCACTGCCGAGGGGCCTCGAAGGCCAGATCACCGTTCGTGGCGCAGGTCTGGCTCTCGGCTATCTCGGACGCGGTCGATTGACAGCGTCACGCTTCGTTCCCGATCCGTTTCCCGATGCTCTGCCCGGTTCGAGGCTCTACCTCACCGGCGACAAGGGCCGGTGGCTCGCACCACGGGAACTGCACGTCGATGGTCGCATCGACTCTCAGGTGAAGGTTCGCGGACACCGGATCGAAACGGCCGGTGTCGAGGCCGTGCTCGAGCAGCTCCCCGGCGTTCGGCGGGCCTGCGTCGTCGCCCACGAGAACCGTCTGCTCGCGTTCGTCGACGCCGCCGACGACTGCGCCGATCTGTACGCCGGTGCAGCCGATGGCCTGGCCGCCTACGAGGTACCCGACCGAATCCATCGCGTGCGCGAGTTCCCGGTGACGGTCAACGGCAAGCTCGATCGGCGAGTGGAGTCGCTGACTGCTGTGGCGCTCCCGCCGGAGGTGAGGCAGCGTGACGAATCGGATTCTGCCCGAGGGTGGTTCGAGCGCGCACTCACCGATGCGCTGGGAGTTCGGTCGCACGACGAAGACCGGTCGTTCCTGGCCAACGGCGGCGATTCGATTCTCGCGGTCCGCCTCGTCAGCGATGCCCGCTCGCGTGGAACAGAACTCGGAATCGGCGATGTACTCGGCGCATCGAGTCTGAGAGAACTTGCCGCACTCGTTGCAGATCGTGGGCCCAGGACCGAGCCCGAAGACGAAGAGCTGCTGCCGTTCTCGCTGATCGACGCCGAGGTTCGTGATGGCCTGCCCTACGACGTGGCCGATGCGTACCCGTTGTCGGCAGCGCAGGAGGGCATGTTGTTCCATATTCGCTCCGATTCGGCCGTTGGCGTCTACCACAACACGGTCAGCGTGCGCATTCGCGGCGGGCTCGATCCGTTGGCGTTTCGAGTGGCACTCGCCGATACCGTGCGCAGGCACGAGGTGCTGCGCACCTCCGTCGACGAGTGGAGTGCAGCGGAGCCCCTGCAATTGGTGCATCGGCACGTGGCCACACCCCTGTCGGTGGTCTCGGTGCCTGCCGGTTCGGACGCCGATGCGGTGATCGACGAGATCGTCTCCGCGGAACGGGTGCGCCCGTTCGACCTCGACCGGGCACCGCTGTTCCGCCTCACGCTGGTTCGCGTCGCGCCGGGGGAGGACCAGCTGATCATCAGCGACAGCCACCTCGTACTCGACGGGTGGAGTTGGACCTCGACACTGGCCGAGGTCGTCGACCGACACAACGCTCTGCTCCGACGAGATCAGGCGTACGACACCCGCTACCCACCCGTACCCGTCAAGTTCGTCGACTACGTTGCAGCAGAACGACGTGCGCAATCGTCCGCAGCGACATCGCAGGCCTGGGCCGAGCACCTGCGCGGCGTCCGGCCGCGCCGGGTAGCCGATGTTCGCAGCATCGGTGACAGACACGTCCGGCGCACCGAGATCGACGCCGACGCTCTGCGTGAACGTGCCGCAGCAGCAGGTATTTCGGTTCGTCACCTCGCGATGGCCGTGCACGTTCACGCGCTGGCCGACGTCTTCGGCGATCGTGAACTGGTCACCGGTACAACCGCGAACGGCCGGCTCGAGCGCGAGGGCGGTGTCGACGCCCGCGGGATGTTCCTGAACATGCTGCCGCTGCAGCTGCGTGCCCTGGCCGATCCGATCGCGACAGCGGAGGAATGCGCTCGCACCGAGGCAGCCTTGATGCCGCACCGACGCCTGCCGAACGTGGACATCACGACGGCCGTCGGCAAGGGACCGTTGTTCGACTACGGATTCAATTTCGTTCGTTTCCATCGTCTTTCGGACATCGAGAAGACGCACACCTTCGGATCGAAAGACGACGATTCCCACTTCTCGCAGGAGGACACCGACTTCGCCCTGATGGCGACGTTCTCGATACACCCACCCGAGCATCGGCTCGCGTTGATGCTCGTCGTCGACACCGCCCGTGTGTCACCGCCGCGGCACCGACGGATCATCCAGGCGTACCGCGCAGCACTGGCCGATGCGGCGACAGCGGTCGACGCCACCGAAGGAGACACCTCGTCATGA